One region of Syngnathus scovelli strain Florida chromosome 15, RoL_Ssco_1.2, whole genome shotgun sequence genomic DNA includes:
- the LOC125981702 gene encoding neuronal migration protein doublecortin, with the protein MELDFAHFDERDKASRSPRNGRLNGLPSPTHSAHCSFYRTRTLQALSNEKKAKKVRFYRNGDRYFKGIVYAVANDRFRTFDALLVDLTRSLADHINLPQGVRFIFTIDGATRITALDELEEGESYVCASENAFKKVDYTKNVNPNWSVNVKASASQKSIQSLAARAASEPREQSKDFVRPKLVTVMRSGVKPRKAVRILLNKKTAHSFEQVLTDITEAIKLESGVVKRIYTLDGKQVTCLQDFFGDDDVFIACGPEKFRYAQDDFSLDENECRVMKNQKAHRSLIKSPGSVTRCKSPAESTNGTGSSSQISTPISKHSPTSTPTSPAPGNKQKDLYLPLSLDDDDSVGESM; encoded by the exons ATGGAGCTCGATTTTGCACACTTCGACGAGCGAGACAAGGCGTCCCGGAGCCCGCGAAATGGCCGCTTGAACGGACTCCccagccctacccacagtgcccACTGCAGCTTCTACCGCACGCGCACACTGCAAGCCCTGTCCAATGAGAAGAAGGCCAAGAAGGTGCGCTTCTACCGCAACGGAGACCGCTACTTCAAGGGCATCGTGTATGCTGTGGCCAATGACAGATTTCGCACCTTCGACGCCCTACTAGTCGATTTGACGCGCTCGCTGGCCGACCATATCAACTTGCCTCAGGGCGTCCGCTTTATCTTCACCATTGATGGCGCCACTAGGATCACAGCACTGGATGAACTAGAAGAAG GGGAGAGCTACGTTTGCGCTTCAGAGAACGCTTTCAAGAAGGTCGACTACACAAAGAACGTCAACCCCAACTGGTCTGTAAATGTGAAGGCCTCGGCCAGCCAGAAGAGCATTCAATCGTTGGCGGCTCGTGCCGCTAGTGAGCCCAGAGAGCAAAGCAAAGACTTTGTCCGACCCAAGCTGGTGACAGTGATGCGCAGCGGCGTCAAACCGCGCAAGGCCGTACGCATCCTACTCAACAAGAAGACGGCGCACTCTTTTGAGCAGGTGCTCACAGACATCACGGAGGCCATCAAGCTGGAAAGCGGGGTGGTCAAAAGGATCTACACATTGGATGGCAAacag GTTACTTGCCTTCAAGATTTCTTTGGGGACGATGATGTCTTCATTGCATGTGGACCTGAGAAATTCCGCTACGCCCAGGATGACTTCTCCCTGGATGAGAATG AATGCCGAGTGATGAAGAATCAGAAAGCTCATCGTAGTTTGATCAAGAGTCCTGGATCCGTCACACGCTGCAAGTCCCCTGCTGAATCAA CCAACGGAACAGGCTCCAGCAGCCAGATTTCCACCCCCATCTCCAAGCATTCTCCCACCTCCACCCCGACCAGCCCTGCACCCGGTAACAAACAGAAG GATCTCTACCTGCCCTTATCTCTGGATGATGATGATTCTGTTGGGGAGTCCATGTAG